From the Pyxidicoccus trucidator genome, one window contains:
- a CDS encoding dihydrodipicolinate reductase produces MARAPEGPVPVVVMGLGFIGQEIARAAMTSPEVELIGAVDTQPSLVGRALGDVLGGPAPRVKVVDSLEKAVAKRKGAVLLHATGSRLPQVMEQLLAALKLGLPVASTCEELAFPYLKYPELADQLDKAAQKAGVAVVGTGVNPGFVLDRLMAVAGQVCGPVRRATATRVVDARLRREALQRKVGAGLTEEEFFELVDSEQLGHVGLVESAALAALGLGLDCDDYEEEVAPVFAEEDISGGAFPVKKGRVAGMFQSVVGLEEGQERVRLELTIAMGADDPKDRIEIDADPKLVLEIPGGVAGDRATANALVNAAPRLTAAEAGLLTVLELPAGR; encoded by the coding sequence ATGGCTAGAGCCCCCGAAGGGCCAGTGCCGGTGGTGGTGATGGGGCTGGGGTTCATCGGTCAGGAGATTGCCAGGGCCGCGATGACGTCTCCCGAGGTGGAGCTCATCGGCGCCGTGGACACGCAGCCCTCGCTGGTGGGGCGCGCGTTGGGAGACGTGCTGGGAGGTCCCGCCCCTCGCGTGAAGGTGGTGGACTCGCTGGAGAAGGCGGTGGCGAAGCGCAAGGGCGCGGTGCTGCTGCACGCCACCGGCTCGCGGCTGCCGCAGGTGATGGAGCAGTTGCTGGCGGCGCTGAAGCTGGGGCTGCCGGTGGCCAGCACGTGCGAGGAGCTGGCCTTCCCGTACCTCAAGTACCCGGAGCTGGCGGACCAGCTGGACAAGGCCGCGCAGAAGGCCGGGGTGGCGGTGGTGGGGACGGGCGTGAATCCCGGCTTCGTGCTCGACAGGCTGATGGCCGTCGCCGGCCAGGTGTGTGGCCCGGTCCGCCGCGCCACCGCCACGCGGGTGGTGGACGCGCGGCTGCGGCGCGAGGCGCTGCAGCGCAAGGTGGGCGCGGGGCTGACGGAAGAGGAGTTCTTCGAGCTGGTGGACAGCGAGCAGCTGGGTCACGTCGGACTGGTGGAGTCCGCGGCGCTGGCGGCCCTGGGACTCGGGCTCGATTGCGACGACTATGAAGAAGAAGTAGCCCCCGTGTTCGCGGAGGAGGACATCTCCGGCGGCGCATTTCCCGTGAAGAAGGGGCGGGTGGCGGGCATGTTCCAGTCGGTGGTGGGTCTGGAGGAGGGGCAGGAGCGGGTCCGGCTGGAGCTGACCATCGCCATGGGGGCGGATGACCCGAAGGACCGCATCGAAATCGACGCGGACCCGAAGCTTGTGTTGGAAATCCCGGGGGGAGTGGCGGGTGACCGGGCCACCGCGAATGCGCTGGTGAATGCCGCGCCACGCTTGACGGCTGCCGAAGCAGGGCTCCTCACGGTTCTTGAGCTTCCGGCCGGACGTTAG
- a CDS encoding MaoC family dehydratase N-terminal domain-containing protein, giving the protein MLDKNAIGRASPPTLNEVEKGAIRRFAEAIGDYNPIYYDEEYARASGYPTIIAPPTFPASFHSAADLRELLGVGIKSLLHAEQGFDYERPIFAGDRIYVSTRVSDVFERPGISGRMDIAVIEDEGRDEEGNLVFRARRTLVVRATKETP; this is encoded by the coding sequence ATGCTGGACAAGAACGCGATCGGTCGCGCCTCGCCGCCGACGCTCAACGAGGTCGAGAAGGGCGCCATCCGCCGGTTCGCGGAAGCAATCGGCGACTACAACCCCATCTACTACGACGAGGAGTACGCGCGGGCGTCCGGCTATCCCACCATCATCGCGCCTCCCACGTTCCCCGCGTCCTTCCATTCCGCGGCGGACCTGAGGGAACTGTTGGGCGTGGGCATCAAGAGCCTGCTGCACGCCGAGCAGGGCTTCGACTACGAGCGGCCCATCTTCGCGGGCGACCGCATCTACGTGTCCACGCGCGTGTCGGACGTGTTCGAGCGGCCCGGCATCTCCGGGCGCATGGACATCGCCGTCATCGAGGACGAGGGCCGTGACGAGGAGGGCAATCTCGTGTTCCGCGCCCGCCGGACGCTGGTGGTCCGTGCCACCAAGGAGACCCCGTGA